In the Actinomycetota bacterium genome, TCGATGAGTCCCACCATGCGCGACGAGCCCTTGATGGTGTGGGCGTCGCGCATCATCTGATCGATGAGCTCCCGGTTGTCCGGGTCCGCCTCCAGCATGATGACGCCCTCGTTCAGGCGCTGGAGCAGGTCCTGGGCCTCCTCTTGGAACTTCGATATGAACGCGCTGCGGTCGAACTCGACCATGTGTCGCCTCGTCTCCCCGCGCCCGCTCTAGTCGACGATCCTGAACGCCGCGCCGACCTGGCTCGACTCCGCCGCGATCGCGGACAGCTGCTCGGCGGCGGTCGCCACCTGCTTGCTGCCTGCGGCGGTCTGCTGGGCCACGGAAGCGACCTCGCGCATCGCCTTGACGACCTGGTCGGTCGCGCTCTTCTGCTGCTGGGTGGCGGCCGAGATCTCCTTGGCCGCGACAGTGGTCTGCTCGATCATCTCGAGAATCTGGTCGAGCGACTCGCCGGTGACGTGAGCGAGGTCGACGCCGGACTGGACCTGCTTGAGCTCCTGCTCGGTGGCGATGACCAGTTCGTTCGCGGACGCCTGGATCTCGGTCATGATCGTCGAGATCTCGCCGGTCGAGTCGACGACCGACTCGGCCAGCTTGCGGATCTCGATGGCGACGACCGAGAAGCCCTTGCCCGCCTCGCCCGCGCGCGCCGCCTCGATAGCGGCGTTGAGCGCGAGGATCTTGGTCTGGTCGGCGATGCTGTTGATGATCGTCAGCACCTGGCCGATCTGCTGGCTGCGCTCGCCGAGAGCGAGGATCTTGTTCGCGGACGATTGCGAGCGGCTCTTGATCTCCTCCATGGCGCTGAGCGTGTTCATGACCGCGTGCTGGCCGGACTCGGCGGTGCCGAGCGACGCCTCCGCCATCGTCACGACCTGGTTGGCGTTGTCGGCGATCTGGCGGTAGGTCGCGGCGAGCTCCTCCATCGTGGCGGTCGTCTCGCTGATGGAGGCCGCCTGCTCGGCGGAGCCCGACGCCTGCTCCTCGGTCGCGGAGAGGATCTCGGCGGACGAGGCGGCCAGACGGCGCGAGGACTCCTGGGTCTGCCGGATGAGGTAGACGATGAGGTCGAGCATCTGGTTGTAGGAGCGCGCGAGCACGCCGAACTCGTCGCCGCTGTCGAGATCGACCTTGCGCCCGACCTCGCCCTGGCACGCCGCCTTGACGCTCTCGACCACGAGGTCGAGCGGCTTCATGAAGCGGTTGCCGATGACGATGAACACGACGACGAACAGCATGGCGAGAAGCGTGAAGGTGCCGCCGGCGACCACCAGCTGGGTGACGAACCCCGGACTCTTGCGCATGTCGTCGCCGAACATGATCCAGACGACGGACCACTGCCCCAGGTTGACCACGAACATCAGGAGGATGGTC is a window encoding:
- a CDS encoding HAMP domain-containing protein, which codes for MIKGLIDKFRGKVLWKYSAWTILLMFVVNLGQWSVVWIMFGDDMRKSPGFVTQLVVAGGTFTLLAMLFVVVFIVIGNRFMKPLDLVVESVKAACQGEVGRKVDLDSGDEFGVLARSYNQMLDLIVYLIRQTQESSRRLAASSAEILSATEEQASGSAEQAASISETTATMEELAATYRQIADNANQVVTMAEASLGTAESGQHAVMNTLSAMEEIKSRSQSSANKILALGERSQQIGQVLTIINSIADQTKILALNAAIEAARAGEAGKGFSVVAIEIRKLAESVVDSTGEISTIMTEIQASANELVIATEQELKQVQSGVDLAHVTGESLDQILEMIEQTTVAAKEISAATQQQKSATDQVVKAMREVASVAQQTAAGSKQVATAAEQLSAIAAESSQVGAAFRIVD